CGATTTACCGGCTGTTCGTGCGGTGGGGTATCGACAACTTTGGTCACATTTGTCGCAGGAGTATTCGCTTGAAATCGCCAGAGAAAAGGGCATTGCGGCAACTCGGCAGTTAGCTAAGCGTCAAATTACGTGGCTTCGCGGCTGGTCTGGTCTACACTGGTTAGACAGCGGCGCAAAAGATGTACAAGAGCAGGTCAAAGCGCGGTTTCGGAACTACCTGTAGGCACCGCTGTCGTAGTAGACTACGCGCCCCCAATTTTGGGGATATTGGGCCGCCTCGTTTTTTGCGGCCGCTGACATTTTAAGGAGCACCCATGTCAAAAGGGCAAACGCTACAAGACCCTTACCTCAACGCACTCAGAAAAGAGCGCGTTCAGGTATCCATATACCTCGTAAACGGCATCAAGCTTCAAGGCCAAATCGAGTCGTTCGATCAATTTGTCGTGCTGCTCAAAAACACCGTTTCGCAAATGGTGTACAAGCACGCTATCTCAACTGTGGTCCCCGCACGCAATGTACGTATCCCCATCGCGGCGAACGAGGAAGAGGCTGCATAACATTGAGTCTGAACGCGGCGCTGTTAAACGCGTAGCGAACGTCAATGTTTTTTGAACTCCACTCGGGTGGCGAACGCGCCGTACTTGTTCAAATCGCCATCGATGGTGGTGCGAATGAGCCTGATCTAGGCGAATTTATTGAGCTTGTTCGCTCTGCGGGCGGCGAGCCAGCATCTGTTGTTCGCGGATCCCGCCGCACGCCCACGGCGAAATATTTTGTGGGTCAAGGGAAGCTAGATGAGATCGCTGAAGAGGTCGCCAATGCGGAGGCCGAGCTCGTCGTTTTTAACCACGCACTATCGCCGAGCCAGGAACGTAATCTAGAGGCGTATCTCCAGTGTCGCGTCATTGCCCGCACGGGTTTAATCCTCGATATTTTCGCGCAACGTGCGCGTACCCATGAGGGCAAGCTGCAGGTGGAGCTTGCGCAATTGAAACACGTTAGCACGCGCTTGATTCGCGGATGGACTCACCTCGAGCGTCAGAAAGGCGGAATTGGTCTGCGTGGCCCGGGTGAGACGCAACTCGAGACGGATCGGCGCTTATTGCGCGCACGCGTGAGCACCATCGAATCGCGGTTAGATAAAGTGCGGCAACAGCGAGCTCAAAATCGCCGGGCGCGGCAGCGCGCAGAGGTGCCGCTGGTATCGTTGGTGGGGTACACAAATGCGGGTAAATCGACGCTGTTTAACACGTGGTCTGAGTCCGGTGTCTATGCGGCTGATCAGCTATTTGCCACACTCGATCCAACGTTGGCGCGTGTCGAAGTTGAGGGCTTGGGCGGCGTTATTATTGCTGACACTGTCGGTTTTATTGCCGACCTCCCACACACTTTGGTGGAGGCATTTCGAGCGACGCTGGAAGAGACGCTGAACGCGTCGCTCTTGATACACGTCATCGATGTGGCCGCAGATGATAGAGCGTTTTTAAAAACGGAGGTTGAGTCTGTTCTCGAGGAAATCGGCGCTGGCGACATACCTCAGCTTGTTGTGTACAACAAAATTGATTTGTTGGAACGTGAGCCCCGGATAACGCGTGACAGCGATGGAACACCCGATACGGTGTCTGTGAGCGCGAAAACGGGGGAGGGTCTCGACTTGCTCCGCGATGCGATTGGTGAGCGTCTGGCGGGGCGCTTTTTCACCGGATGTGTAGAGATAACCCCCATGCAGGGTAAGCTAAGAGCGGCCTTGTATGAGTTGGGTGCTATTCAGGCGGAGGAGTGGCTGGACAACGGTAACAGCACTTTAAATCTGCACTTGCCGGACGCTGATTGGGCGCGTTTGAAACAGCAGCACGGAATTTAGGCCTTGAAAGTGAATGACAGGCCCCCAATCTATAAGCTTTTGTTAGACTGTGTGCATATTTAACCGAGGAAACGACTATGTCATGGAATGAGCCCGGTGGCGGTAACCGCCAGCGCGATCCCTGGGGCGGGAAAGATCAAGGACCGCCGGATCTCGATGAGGCGTTGCGAAAACTCCAAGATCAGTTAAACGGTCTCTTCGGTGGGCGCTCCGGCGGTGGTAGCTCAAAAGGTGCCGGTGGCTTGATCGGCATCCTTGCGATCATCGCTGTAACGGTTTGGGGCCTCATGGGCCTTACGCAAATAGGCGAACAGGAGCGGGCAGTGGTTCTGCGACTGGGTGAATATAACCGCACAGCACAGCCGGGTTTGTTTTGGTATCCCCGCGGCATCGATACGATAAGCCGGGTGAATATCACACAGGTCCGCGCTGCACAGTTTCGCGAGACGATGTTGACGCAAGACGAGAATATCGTCGATGTCAGCATGTCGGTGCAGTACGTCATTAACGATCCCAAAAACTTCGTTCTTGAAGTGCGTGACCCGGAGCGATCACTCCAGCATGCGGCGCAAAGTGCACTGCGTCACGTTGTTGGTGACGGCACCATGGCCTTGGTGTTAACGGAAGGTCGAGCTGAGATTGCGGTGGAAGTGCGTGACAGGCTGCAGCAATACCTCGTTGCCTACACGACGGGCATCACGGTGCAAAAGGTTAACATCGACGACGCCAGCCCACCCTCGCAGGTGCAAGAAGCATTCGACGACGTGATTAAAGCGCGTGAGGATGAGGAGCGCGTGAAGAACGAAGCTGAGTCCTACGCTAACGGCATCGTTCCAGAGGCGCGGGGTCGTGCACAGCGTATTAAGGAGGAGGCCGAGGCCTACCGACAGCAAGTCATCGCTAAGGCTACGGGTGAAGCGCAGCGTTTCGATCAGTTACTTTCTGAATATGAAAAAGCACCTGAAGTAACGCGCGAGCGACTCTACATCGATGCACTGGAATCTGTTTTGACCAATACAAGCAAGGTAATGGTCGACGTAGAGGGCGGCAATAACATGATGTATCTACCGCTCGATAAGTTGGTCCCCGGTGGTGGGAATTCGGCGACCCCAGGTTCAGCGGTAAACCGCGGGTTGTCATCGCAGCAGTTGAGAGAGGTTACCGATGCGGTAACGGAGCAACTTCGCCGTGATCTTGGAAGCCGAAATGGACGAGGAGGGCGCTAATCATGTCTAGATCTAATTTACTTGGAACCCTCTTGTTCTTGGGCTTTATCGTCTTGAGCAATTCGGTATATGTCATTAGCGAGACGCAGCGAGGCGTTCTTCTGAAGTTTGGTGAGGTTGTGAAATCGGACCTTGAGCCGGGGCTCCACTTCAAAACGCCCTTTGTGAATTCGGTGCGGAAATTCGACGGACGGATTCTGACCGTTGATTCGACTCCTGAGCGTTTCTTTACACAGGAGCAGAAGCAACTCATCGTCGATTCGTACGCGAAGTTCCGTGTGGTCGATACTGCTAAGTATTACACGGCAACCAGTGGCGAGGAGTTCCGCGCTGCCGCTCTCCTGTCACAGCGGATCAACGATGACCTGCGTAACCAGGTGGCGGGTCGCACCGTTCAAGAGGTGGTGTCGGGTGAACGTGATCAATTGATGGAAGCGGTGAAAGCGCGACTGAATGAGACCGTACTGGCTGAGCTCGGTATAGAGGTCATTGATGTGCGCGTAAAAAAGATCGATCTGCCGAATGAGGTCTCGCAGTCGGTCTATCGCCGGATGAATGCCGAACGGGAAAAGGAAGCGCGTGAACTTCGTTCGGAAGGTAAGGAGATTGCTGAAGGCATGCGAGCCGAGGCCGACCGAAAGGTAACAGTGATTGAGGCGGAAGCGGTTAGAGATGCGGAAATCATCCGTGGTGATGGTGATGCGACGGCTACTCGAATTTATGCTGACTCGTTTAATCGCGACCCCGAGTTTTATGCATTCACACGAAGTCTCAACGCCTATCAGCAGACCTTTTCTACTGGCAGCGACATCATGCTCCTCCAGCCTGATAGTCAGTTCTTCCAGTATTTAAGAGATCCCAAAGCAGGGAAGTAATCTTCCACTGTATATCTAAGGCCGTACCGGTGATAATACGCGGGTTCGGCCTTTTTTTTGCGCGCACTACCTCAGCTTTTATAGCTTGGAACTAAGACATGAGTGACACAACACGATGGTTGCTCCCAAATGGGATCGATGAGCTTTTGCCTGAACAGGCGAGCCGTGTTGAGCATTGCCGTCGAAGGCTCCTCGATATCTGCACCGGATGGGGGTACGAGTACGTGGTTCCCCCGCTGGTGGAGTTTACCGATTCGCTTCTTGTGGGACTGGGTGCGGATCTTGATGAGCTCACCTGTAAGTTCGCTGACCGAGAAACCGGCAAAACCCTCGCTGTGCGCGCCGACATCACCCCTCAAGTGGCCAGGATTGACGCGCATAGTTTGGGTCGCGAGGGCGTTACTCGACTCAGTTATGCCGGGTCGACGCTAAAAAGCGTAGCCAACTCGATACCAGCGGATCGCAGCCCTGTGCAACTGGGTGCGGAAATTTTTGGCTCTGCTGACATCGAAGCGGACACAGAGGTTGTAAATTTACTCTTGTCGTTGGTCACCCAAAATGGATTGTCGGGGGTGACTTTTGATATAGGTCACGTCGCGTTTTGTGATCTTGTGCTGGACACCACTACGCTTAGTCCTGACCAGCGAGAAGAGGTTCTCTCGCTGCTGGCACGCAAGGCGTCTTCTGAATTAGAGCGTCTCGTAATGACGCTGCCCCAAGTAGATGAGCGCGAGCGAGTGCGTCTACTTGCAAGTATGCATGGTGGGCGCGATATCCTCTCGCTGGCGAGACAAGGTTTTGCAGACGTGCCGGGCGTCGATTCGCTGATGGACGAGCTCGAGGCAGTATTGGCCTGCTGCGATCGCTACGCGGACGTCAATATTTACATCGATCTGACTGAGGCACATGGTTACCGCTATCACTCAGGGGTTGTGTTTGCGTTGTATGCAAAAGAATTGGGCGCCCCGATTGCAAAAGGCGGCCGCTACGATGGTGTTGGGGAAGCCTTTGGTCGTTCGCGCCCTGCAACGGGCTTTGCGATTGATTTGAAAGCGTGGTCCGTGCTCGCTGAGATGCCCGTTAGTGGCGGTAGCTACGTGGCCTCGCCGGCCGTTGATTGCAGTGAGCTGCTTGTTCAAGAGGCAGACTTGAGACGCACCGGTGCCATCGTTATTAAGTCCCTCGGAGATATCATTGATCCCCGATGTTCACAGCAACTTGTTCGAATTGAAGGAAAATGGCTGTTAAAGCCAGTGGAGAAAAAATAATGGGTCGTAATGTGGTTGTGCTCGGCACGCAGTGGGGTGATGAGGGCAAGGGCAAAATTGTTGACTTGCTCACTGAGCAGGCGGCTGCCGTGGTTCGCTTCCAGGGCGGACATAACGCAGGCCACACACTGGTCATAGACGGTGAGAAGACCGTCTTGCATGTGACGCCCTCGGGCATTCTTCGCGAGGGTGTTGAGTGTCTCATCGGCAATGGTGTTGTGCTCTCAGCTCAGGCGCTCTTGAAGGAGATTAAGCAGCTTGAGGCGCGAGGTGTTCCGGTTCGAGAGCGGCTTAAAATCTCTTCGGCGTGCCCACTCATTCTTCCCTACCACGTAGCGTTAGATCAGGCGCGTGAAGCAAAGCGTGGCAAGAAGAAAATCGGGACCACTGGCAGGGGCATCGGACCTGCTTACGAGGACAAGGTTGCACGACGCGGACTTCGCCTTGGGGATCTGAGAGACCGAAAGCGATTTACAGATACGCTTCGCGAAGTTCTCGACTACCACAATCATTCGCTAGTGCATTACTACGGCGCTGAGGCCCTCGATTTTGACGAGGTGTTGGCAACAGCGCTTGAAGAGTTTGAACAGTTGCTGCCTATGATGGCAGACGTCACGACGCGCCTCCATGAGCACCGTGAAGCAGGTGCGAACATTATGTTCGAGGGAGCACAGGGCTCACTTCTGGATATCGACCACGGGACGTATCCTTTCGTTACGAGCTCAAACACCACAGCGGGTGGAACGGCGACCGGTTCGGGTTTTGGTCCACTTTATCTTGACTACGTATTGGGTATTACTAAGGCGTACACGACTCGGGTCGGTTCGGGCCCTTTCCCAACAGAACTTTTTGACGATGTCGGTCGGCGGCTTGCTGAACGCGGTAACGAGTTCGGCGCCACGACTGGGCGTCCTCGTCGATGCGGTTGGTTCGATGCAGTTGCGCTGAAAGCCGCCGTTCAAATTAACTCTATTTCGGGGCTGTGCTTGACCAAACTCGACGTTCTTGATGGCCTCGAGCAGATCTCGATTTGCGTTGGCTATACCGATGCGCAGGGGAACGAGATGATGGGGGGAGCTGAAAATTATGACGATCTGCATCCCGTCTATGAGCAAGTACCGGGTTGGACAGAGTCCACTGTTGGCGCGCAGCGGGTAGAAGACCTTCCCCCGGCGGCAGTGAGCTATATAAAGCGGCTCGAAGCCTTGGTCGGCGCACCCATTGACATTATTTCCACAGGGCCCGATCGTGCAGAGACGATCGTACTGAGGAATCCTTACGCCTGATGTTCACGCTGACGAAAGTTCTCTCGCTTTTTGTCTACCCACTCTCATTGGGCGTATTCCTGGTTGGTCTCTCGCTGCTGTGTCAGCTGCGTGGCAACCGTGCTGCAGCCGGTCTTTACACCTTTTTTGCGCTCGCGGTGCTCTATTACCCCTCGACCGAGTTTGGGGTGGAGGCACTTGCCAAGCCGCTTGAAGCCCGCTATCCCGCGTTTTCGCCCGAGGAGTTGCCAGAGGGCGATATTATTGTTGTCTTGGGCGGAGGGATTGAGGCCGAGGGTTATTTCGGGCGCTGGGGTGATTTGAATCATGCCGCTGATCGTGTCGTCTCAGCCGCTGAACTTTGGCATGCAAACAAGGCCGCAAAGATTGTGGTCAGTGGAGGCGCCACTAACGGTCCTGTCTCAGAAGCGCGCCGTATGAGCGATTTGTTGGAGCGCTTGGGTGTGCCTGCAGCCGCCATTAGCCTGGAAGAAAAGAGCTTAAACACCGAGGGAAATGCCCGAGAAGTGTCGGCTATGGCAAAGGCAAATGCTCAACACGTGTTGCTTGTGACGTCCTCTGTGCATATGCGGCGTGCCTCAGCACTTTTCGCCGCCTATGGCTTCAAGGTTACTGCGGCGCCAACAGATCATCGTGTCGCGCGGTACCCCGGCGCCGTGCCCGGCTGGATGCCGCAAATCAAACATCTCGATACGTCGACTGCTGCCATTCACGAGTGGGTAGGCTACTGGGTTGGTAAGCAACTGGGCAGTTTTGAATCGACAACGGACGATACGGTAGAGGTCGCCGACTAAGACATAATGGCAAAGGGGCGAGCTGTGTCTCGCGAAGCACGAATACTTAGTACGCTTTATTTCATCTAGCCACGCGATCTATAGCCGTCATTGCCGGCGCGTAAAACGCGATAATTGCAGGCACCCTACTACACAGATCACACTTCAGTATTTCTTGCTCTGCGCACACCCGTCTTGCGGGCCGTTACTAGGTCAGTAGAAGCTTAAGTGCGCTGTAGTTGTAGCCAGTCCAGCGTCGGAAAGCCCTGTAAAAACTGTTGACCTCTGCGTAACCGAGCTCCCAAGCAAGGCATTTGCCTGGAACCCAATCGCTAGCCAAGGTTTCCTCACAGCGATAGCGCCGCACGGCGTCTAGGATTTGCTGGTAGGTCAATGAATCTCGACGTAAACGGCGCCTGAGGGTAGTTGGACTGATTCGCAGGCTGTCTGACAAGGTGTCGGACCGGATGCGGCTCAAGTCGCCAATAAGCAAGGCGTCGATCACTCTAAGGGTGGTTTGAGAAAGGTTGCGAGGATTCGGTGCCTCAATAAACGTGAAGAGTCGCTCGGGCGGTTGTGGCGGGCTCTGCCTTAGCCTAAGTGCAAAAACCTCTTGGCCGTTACCCCATGCAAGTTGTGGGAAGTGAGCGCTGGTGCCTGGGTGTTCTTTTGACGCAGATGCGCCGGCGGTTAGAGTGTTTACTCTCATAATGACGTCCTTGTTGTTGTTACCCGTCCTTGGGTCTGTCCAACGTTACTCGTTTTATCTCTGCAGTAAAGTCGCTGATCACATTTGATCTCACGCGGATGACTGCCGTTTGATGCTCGTTATGGGATTCGTTTTCGAGCAAAGCGGCGAACTCGCAGGTTTCACTTGATTGTGAGCTAGCGCGCAACTAGCGTGTCAGTAATAAAGAAAAATAACGTATAGGTACTGGTATGAAACCGCTTGAGTCCGTCACCATTCTTGAGTTTTCCACGATGATTACGGCGTCGCTCGCTTCCATGATGATGGCCGAGCAAGGGGCGCGCGTAATCAAAGTCGAGCCAATGGAAATGGGTGATCCCATGCGCTACATCGGTGCGCGCAAGGCTGATATCTCCGCACTCTTTGCTAACTGCAATCGCGGTAAGGAATCCCTCCGTATCGACTTAAAATCGGCTGAGGGCGTTGAAACCATTAAAGCAATGATTCCCTCTGTTGACGTCGTCATCCACAACTTTAGGCCCGGTGTTATGGATAAGCTCGGGCTTGGCTCAGAGTGCTTGCGATCGATTAATCCAAAGCTAATCTACACAGCGATTTCAGGTTTTGGCACGAAGGGTCCCCTCAGTGGCGCGCCGGCTTACGACCCAATGATCCAGGCACATGCGGGTGTTGCTGCGGCTCAGGGGCGAGGCGATCAGCCTGCGTTTATGCGGACATTGTTGTGCGACAAAATCACCGGCTATACCGCATGTCAGGCTGTGACCAGCGCGCTGTTTATGCGTGAGCGGGTGGGAGAAGGTCAACACTTGGACCTGTCGATGATCGACTCTGGCTTGTTCTTCATTTTCCTAGACGGTTTTCAAAACGATACGTTGCTCAGCGACGACCACGAGCGTGGCCCCATGCTGATCGATATCCTGTACGACCCGTGGCTATGCAGTGATGGCAGTGTGATTATTTCGTTAGGTAGCTATGAGATTCAAAGGCGGTTTTTAACGGCAATCGATATGTCAGAGTTGCTCGAAGATCCGCGTTTTGACTCGTTTGAAAATCAGATTCGCAATATCAGAGAATTAAAGGCACTGGTTGCCCCACGCTGCGCTGGATTGACGTGCGACGATATGGTCGACCGTCTGCGGCTAGCCGATGTTCCTTGTGCAAAAGTGATGACGCGAGAGGAAGTTCTCTCACAAGAACAGCTTGCAGCGAACGGCACGGTTGAAATTTATGATCATCCGGTTGCTGGTTTGTCGCGGCGGGTACTGTCACCGCCCCTCTTTGGGGGTGAGAGGCTTGAGCCGGGAAGGGGTGCGCCCACCCACGGACAACACACGGATAGTGTTCTAGAGAGTTTTGGCCTAAGCGATGAGCGAGTTCAACACCTGAGAAACAACGCCGTAATAACCTAGCCCATTGATCGAGGGGTCGGCGGCGCAAAGCGACTTTTGTCGGTGCGCTGGTGCATTATTATATCGCTGTAGCAATGCGCTATAATAACGCCGCAGGTCGTCGACCGTGTTTTGGTCGGAGCCCGTATTGTTGTGGAAACGCTCCCGTGACTCGTGTCCTGTGTCATGCGACCTAGGCCGTGGTTGCACTGCAACATTTGTCGTTTTCTCATCAGTATGTTTGAGGTATTTGTCACGAAATCTTGCCTAGCGGGGGCAGTAGAGTGTCTGCTTAAGCCTGACTTTTAAGTCCTTGTTACACCGGTGTACTCGTTTGAAACAATCGTCAACATTCTGGGCATGTCTATTACTGGTTCTATTCAGTGAGTTTGTGTGGGCGGATCATGCAGAGCAGATTGACCAAGTGCGTATCGACGGTTCAAAAATAACGGTTTACGGGCGCTTCTTTGATTCGGCGAACACTCGGGTGACCTTTGGCGCAGAAGGTGCGTCTTATCCCTTTCTGCCTAGGGTGACCAATACCAGTGTTCGGGCTATCGAGTTGCAGCTCCCGTTTCAGCCGGTACCAGGGCAGTATCGGCTCACCCTCCAAGAGCCAGGCGAGGCTGAGTTGGACCTCGCTATAACCATTGGCGACGACGGTGTGTCAGCGGTCGCAGTCGCAAGTCCAACGGTGACGGTGGAGGATGGCGACTCAGTTTCATCTGAGGCCAATAGTTTGTCACCTGAGATTGTTGATGCTTGTCGTGGCGCTCCGGCGGCTTGTAATAGCCCCTCAGTTTTGACAGATGGCTCGCCATTTTGTGATGCCGTGGCGGATTTTGATCCCTTTCGAGGCTCACAGGCAATGACGATTGACGGTACGCAAGAGCTGTATCTCGATGAGAGTTTTACTATAGAGGCGCGCGTATTCACTAAAGGCTATGTTCGCTCTGGGATCTTGGTGGACAAGTACTCTGGCAACGCTCGGGGACGCGAGTATCGCCTTTCGGTTAATCGCGAAGGGTTGCTTAAAGCCTGGTTCTCCGTTGATGGCACGCTGAATCATGTACGCGCGTTATATTCAAATACGCCGGTTCCTAAAGACCAATGGGTACATGTTGCCAGCACATTCGATGGTCAAGTTATGCGGTTATACATTGACGGCGTGATGGCGGGCGAAGAAGCGATGCGCGGTCGTCCGGCGCAGTTGGGTTATCAGAATATTGCGATTGGCGGTAACAACTGTTGCGATGGCTATTATGAGGTTTTTAATGGCCTTATGGATGAGGTTCGGATCAGCAGCACAGTGCGCTACTCCGAGAGTTTTACGCCCCCAACGGAGGAGTTCGTTTCGGATAATAGTACGCTTTTGCTCCTGCCTTTTGATGAGTCCGGAAAGAACTTTGGGGTGCTGGGCGGAAAGGCGACGCTCACAGATTACAATCGCATCGTTCCCTGTTCAGCCCTCTGACCGCCTGGCAAAAACCACACGCAATTAAAAATCTCCTGACTAATATTGCCTCGATAACGTGATGTGGCATGCTCGTTGATACGAAACGGCAGCCCCTCGGTTTAAATGCGTGCGCTGTACAATAAAAATACTGGGAGAGACAGCATGCTTGAACATGACACGCTCATGGCCTACCTCGATCAATGGGCTGAGGAGAAGCCTCATGAAATATGGCTGCGCGATTTAAAGGGTGAGGGCAGCGACGACTACTCTTGGTCCGAAAGTCGTCGGCAGATTTATGCTGTAGCTGCAGCCCTAGAGCGCCGGTACGACAAAGACACAAAGATACTTCTCTTGTCTCGTAATCGCGCACACTGGTTTTTCGCCGACCTATCGATCATGGCCTCGGGGAATGTGAGTGTGGGTCTCTTTACGACGCTCAATGCTGACGTTGCCCAATACATAGCTGAGTTCAGCGAGGCGAAAGCCATTTTTGTCGGCGAGGCGGAAAACTGGTCAAGTGTTCGAGCTGTTTTATCTGACGATATCGATATTATTAGTTTGCCGGGCGTGGGTATACCTGAGGCGTCCCTGAGCTGGGATCAGTTAGTGGCGGAGGGTAACGGCGAAAGGCCGGCATTCCAGCCCAAGCACGACGACATGATCGCCCTTATTTTCACCTCTGGAACAACGGGTCGTCCCAAGGGTGTCATACAAACCCACGATAGCAATGTCATACCCATCAGGCGAGGCAGTGAGTTTTTGGGTATTGAGGCTGAGCCCAGCTATTTCTCCTATTTGCCCCTATCGCATCTTGCCGAGCGCCAAGTCATCGAGTTTACGGCACTTTGCCGAGGTGCCCCGGTAAGTTTTAACGAGGCTTTAGTGCACTTAGGTCGCGATATGCAGCGCACTCGTCCTACCTTCTTTTTTGGGGCGCCTCGCGTTTGGGAGCAGCTGCAGCAAGCCGTTATTGCAAAGTTTGGCGGTCGCGAAGCTTTTGATTCGGCGCAGGCCGCGGACCCTCAAAAAATGGCCGTTACGGTAAAAGCTGCCTTGGGGCTCGACCGGTGTGAGTTTCATCTGACGGGTTCAGCGCCCTTACCTTCGCCGCTTATGACTTGGTGGGACAGTGTGGGCATTTCCTTAATGGAGGGCTTTGGTCAAACCGAGGCAATGAGTTTGATCATTAGTCGCGAGGGGGAGCGCCGCCTCGGATCGCTGGGTAAGGCGCTTCCGGGCGTTGATATCAAGATTACCGACGAGGGTGAGCTCGCCATCAGAGCCGATGGTTGCACGCCGGGCTATTACAAGCAGCCC
The Candidatus Paraluminiphilus aquimaris genome window above contains:
- a CDS encoding helix-turn-helix domain-containing protein, which encodes MRVNTLTAGASASKEHPGTSAHFPQLAWGNGQEVFALRLRQSPPQPPERLFTFIEAPNPRNLSQTTLRVIDALLIGDLSRIRSDTLSDSLRISPTTLRRRLRRDSLTYQQILDAVRRYRCEETLASDWVPGKCLAWELGYAEVNSFYRAFRRWTGYNYSALKLLLT
- the hflC gene encoding protease modulator HflC, whose translation is MSRSNLLGTLLFLGFIVLSNSVYVISETQRGVLLKFGEVVKSDLEPGLHFKTPFVNSVRKFDGRILTVDSTPERFFTQEQKQLIVDSYAKFRVVDTAKYYTATSGEEFRAAALLSQRINDDLRNQVAGRTVQEVVSGERDQLMEAVKARLNETVLAELGIEVIDVRVKKIDLPNEVSQSVYRRMNAEREKEARELRSEGKEIAEGMRAEADRKVTVIEAEAVRDAEIIRGDGDATATRIYADSFNRDPEFYAFTRSLNAYQQTFSTGSDIMLLQPDSQFFQYLRDPKAGK
- a CDS encoding ATP phosphoribosyltransferase regulatory subunit; amino-acid sequence: MSDTTRWLLPNGIDELLPEQASRVEHCRRRLLDICTGWGYEYVVPPLVEFTDSLLVGLGADLDELTCKFADRETGKTLAVRADITPQVARIDAHSLGREGVTRLSYAGSTLKSVANSIPADRSPVQLGAEIFGSADIEADTEVVNLLLSLVTQNGLSGVTFDIGHVAFCDLVLDTTTLSPDQREEVLSLLARKASSELERLVMTLPQVDERERVRLLASMHGGRDILSLARQGFADVPGVDSLMDELEAVLACCDRYADVNIYIDLTEAHGYRYHSGVVFALYAKELGAPIAKGGRYDGVGEAFGRSRPATGFAIDLKAWSVLAEMPVSGGSYVASPAVDCSELLVQEADLRRTGAIVIKSLGDIIDPRCSQQLVRIEGKWLLKPVEKK
- the hflK gene encoding FtsH protease activity modulator HflK, encoding MSWNEPGGGNRQRDPWGGKDQGPPDLDEALRKLQDQLNGLFGGRSGGGSSKGAGGLIGILAIIAVTVWGLMGLTQIGEQERAVVLRLGEYNRTAQPGLFWYPRGIDTISRVNITQVRAAQFRETMLTQDENIVDVSMSVQYVINDPKNFVLEVRDPERSLQHAAQSALRHVVGDGTMALVLTEGRAEIAVEVRDRLQQYLVAYTTGITVQKVNIDDASPPSQVQEAFDDVIKAREDEERVKNEAESYANGIVPEARGRAQRIKEEAEAYRQQVIAKATGEAQRFDQLLSEYEKAPEVTRERLYIDALESVLTNTSKVMVDVEGGNNMMYLPLDKLVPGGGNSATPGSAVNRGLSSQQLREVTDAVTEQLRRDLGSRNGRGGR
- a CDS encoding YdcF family protein is translated as MFTLTKVLSLFVYPLSLGVFLVGLSLLCQLRGNRAAAGLYTFFALAVLYYPSTEFGVEALAKPLEARYPAFSPEELPEGDIIVVLGGGIEAEGYFGRWGDLNHAADRVVSAAELWHANKAAKIVVSGGATNGPVSEARRMSDLLERLGVPAAAISLEEKSLNTEGNAREVSAMAKANAQHVLLVTSSVHMRRASALFAAYGFKVTAAPTDHRVARYPGAVPGWMPQIKHLDTSTAAIHEWVGYWVGKQLGSFESTTDDTVEVAD
- the hfq gene encoding RNA chaperone Hfq; this translates as MSKGQTLQDPYLNALRKERVQVSIYLVNGIKLQGQIESFDQFVVLLKNTVSQMVYKHAISTVVPARNVRIPIAANEEEAA
- a CDS encoding adenylosuccinate synthase; translation: MGRNVVVLGTQWGDEGKGKIVDLLTEQAAAVVRFQGGHNAGHTLVIDGEKTVLHVTPSGILREGVECLIGNGVVLSAQALLKEIKQLEARGVPVRERLKISSACPLILPYHVALDQAREAKRGKKKIGTTGRGIGPAYEDKVARRGLRLGDLRDRKRFTDTLREVLDYHNHSLVHYYGAEALDFDEVLATALEEFEQLLPMMADVTTRLHEHREAGANIMFEGAQGSLLDIDHGTYPFVTSSNTTAGGTATGSGFGPLYLDYVLGITKAYTTRVGSGPFPTELFDDVGRRLAERGNEFGATTGRPRRCGWFDAVALKAAVQINSISGLCLTKLDVLDGLEQISICVGYTDAQGNEMMGGAENYDDLHPVYEQVPGWTESTVGAQRVEDLPPAAVSYIKRLEALVGAPIDIISTGPDRAETIVLRNPYA
- the hflX gene encoding ribosome rescue GTPase HflX, with the protein product MFFELHSGGERAVLVQIAIDGGANEPDLGEFIELVRSAGGEPASVVRGSRRTPTAKYFVGQGKLDEIAEEVANAEAELVVFNHALSPSQERNLEAYLQCRVIARTGLILDIFAQRARTHEGKLQVELAQLKHVSTRLIRGWTHLERQKGGIGLRGPGETQLETDRRLLRARVSTIESRLDKVRQQRAQNRRARQRAEVPLVSLVGYTNAGKSTLFNTWSESGVYAADQLFATLDPTLARVEVEGLGGVIIADTVGFIADLPHTLVEAFRATLEETLNASLLIHVIDVAADDRAFLKTEVESVLEEIGAGDIPQLVVYNKIDLLEREPRITRDSDGTPDTVSVSAKTGEGLDLLRDAIGERLAGRFFTGCVEITPMQGKLRAALYELGAIQAEEWLDNGNSTLNLHLPDADWARLKQQHGI
- a CDS encoding LamG domain-containing protein, producing MKQSSTFWACLLLVLFSEFVWADHAEQIDQVRIDGSKITVYGRFFDSANTRVTFGAEGASYPFLPRVTNTSVRAIELQLPFQPVPGQYRLTLQEPGEAELDLAITIGDDGVSAVAVASPTVTVEDGDSVSSEANSLSPEIVDACRGAPAACNSPSVLTDGSPFCDAVADFDPFRGSQAMTIDGTQELYLDESFTIEARVFTKGYVRSGILVDKYSGNARGREYRLSVNREGLLKAWFSVDGTLNHVRALYSNTPVPKDQWVHVASTFDGQVMRLYIDGVMAGEEAMRGRPAQLGYQNIAIGGNNCCDGYYEVFNGLMDEVRISSTVRYSESFTPPTEEFVSDNSTLLLLPFDESGKNFGVLGGKATLTDYNRIVPCSAL
- a CDS encoding CaiB/BaiF CoA transferase family protein, producing the protein MKPLESVTILEFSTMITASLASMMMAEQGARVIKVEPMEMGDPMRYIGARKADISALFANCNRGKESLRIDLKSAEGVETIKAMIPSVDVVIHNFRPGVMDKLGLGSECLRSINPKLIYTAISGFGTKGPLSGAPAYDPMIQAHAGVAAAQGRGDQPAFMRTLLCDKITGYTACQAVTSALFMRERVGEGQHLDLSMIDSGLFFIFLDGFQNDTLLSDDHERGPMLIDILYDPWLCSDGSVIISLGSYEIQRRFLTAIDMSELLEDPRFDSFENQIRNIRELKALVAPRCAGLTCDDMVDRLRLADVPCAKVMTREEVLSQEQLAANGTVEIYDHPVAGLSRRVLSPPLFGGERLEPGRGAPTHGQHTDSVLESFGLSDERVQHLRNNAVIT